A region from the Clostridiisalibacter paucivorans DSM 22131 genome encodes:
- a CDS encoding ECF transporter S component, translated as MITISRKEWTTRRIVLLGLFIAVNMAATYIHIPIGPSMMHLGTATLFITALILNPMDSAIASGGGMFLFDIFGGFFSYAPFTLIIKGAMAYIVANISQSRKFNGENIYMNAFAYFVGGIISLVGYYFTNVYFSGNFVAPLSKIPGSILTTSVGIIIALPIGIQVKKGFKKLEVQNA; from the coding sequence GTGATTACAATTAGCAGAAAAGAATGGACAACAAGGAGAATAGTGTTATTGGGATTATTTATAGCAGTAAATATGGCAGCTACATATATACATATACCTATAGGACCCAGTATGATGCATCTTGGTACTGCAACATTATTTATTACTGCACTGATATTAAATCCAATGGATTCAGCCATAGCATCAGGTGGAGGTATGTTTTTATTTGATATATTTGGAGGATTTTTTAGCTATGCTCCTTTTACATTGATAATTAAAGGAGCTATGGCATATATTGTGGCTAACATATCGCAATCAAGAAAATTCAATGGAGAAAATATTTATATGAATGCATTTGCTTATTTTGTAGGAGGAATAATATCCCTTGTGGGATACTATTTTACAAATGTATATTTCAGTGGAAATTTTGTAGCGCCATTGAGTAAAATTCCAGGATCCATACTAACAACTAGTGTAGGTATAATCATTGCGTTACCTATAGGAATACAAGTAAAAAAAGGATTCAAAAAACTAGAAGTCCAAAATGCATGA